The Neobacillus sp. PS3-34 genome has a window encoding:
- the hpt gene encoding hypoxanthine phosphoribosyltransferase, with protein sequence MMKDDIEKVLISEEEIQAKIKELGGQLTEEYKDRFPLTIGVLKGAMPFMSDLIKRMDCYLEMDFMDVSSYGHSTVSSGEVKILKDLNTSVEGRDLLIIEDIIDSGLTLSYLVDLFKYRKAKSIKIVTLLDKPTGRKSDIQADYVGFIVPDEFVVGYGLDYIEKYRNLPYIGVLKPEVYTNNN encoded by the coding sequence ATGATGAAAGATGATATTGAAAAGGTATTAATTTCGGAAGAAGAAATACAGGCGAAAATTAAAGAATTAGGCGGACAGCTTACAGAAGAGTACAAAGACCGCTTCCCGCTGACGATTGGCGTTTTAAAGGGAGCTATGCCTTTTATGTCTGACCTGATCAAGCGCATGGATTGCTATCTTGAAATGGATTTTATGGATGTTTCCAGTTACGGACATTCAACAGTTTCATCAGGTGAGGTTAAAATATTGAAGGATCTCAACACATCTGTTGAAGGAAGAGACCTGCTGATTATCGAAGACATTATTGACAGCGGCTTAACATTAAGCTACCTTGTCGACCTGTTTAAGTATCGTAAAGCAAAATCAATAAAGATCGTGACCCTGCTGGACAAACCAACAGGAAGAAAAAGCGATATTCAAGCAGACTATGTCGGTTTTATCGTCCCTGACGAATTTGTGGTTGGTTATGGGCTTGATTATATTGAAAAGTACCGGAACCTCCCATATATTGGTGTTTTAAAACCTGAGGTATACACGAATAATAATTAA
- the tilS gene encoding tRNA lysidine(34) synthetase TilS, producing the protein MTIDISAFLEMPMPLQRRGIQLILNYLYNQRPSSLSAIHIDHVYSIICRANPSGKLDLPNGLKVIRSYYHCHFQFELKKLQKFRFELAQPGTLSLPDGGSIKLEYTDRLPALSKECCAFFNPGDVELPFMIRSREKGDKMSLKGMSGSKKLKDIFIDSKVPLDLRDRWPVVVDGKVDTLAAGFKEIST; encoded by the coding sequence ATGACCATTGATATTAGTGCTTTCCTTGAAATGCCAATGCCTTTACAAAGGAGAGGTATTCAACTAATATTAAACTATCTTTATAATCAAAGACCTTCTTCTTTATCTGCAATACATATTGATCATGTTTATTCCATAATCTGCCGTGCTAACCCTTCAGGGAAATTGGATCTTCCTAATGGATTAAAAGTAATTCGTTCCTATTACCACTGCCATTTTCAATTTGAATTAAAGAAACTGCAGAAGTTTAGGTTTGAATTGGCTCAACCGGGAACCCTTTCACTGCCGGATGGTGGCAGCATTAAGTTGGAGTATACTGATCGTTTACCAGCATTATCAAAAGAATGCTGTGCTTTTTTTAATCCCGGAGATGTAGAATTGCCGTTTATGATACGTTCAAGGGAAAAGGGGGACAAAATGTCGCTTAAAGGGATGTCTGGCTCAAAAAAGTTAAAGGATATCTTTATCGATAGTAAAGTTCCGCTCGACCTAAGGGACCGCTGGCCTGTCGTTGTTGATGGAAAGGTGGATACTCTGGCTGCCGGGTTTAAAGAAATCAGCACTTGA